The nucleotide sequence GCGTCATCATTGGCCCAAATGGTTGTGGAAAATCGACACTACTACGCGCCATTAGCCGAGGTATAACGCCACAGCACGGTGAAATTCTGCTTGATGGGAACAATATTCAACATTACAAACCGAAAACGGTAGCACGTGAGCTATCTCTGCTAACACAAGGGGCAATCATCACCGAAGCGTTGACCGTATACGATTTGGTTTCACGTGGACGTTACGCTCATCAATCCTTTTTACGACAGTGGTCAGCAGAAGATGAACGAGCAGTTAACGACGCGTTACATGCGGTCGAACTCCAGGAGATGTCGCAACAGTTAGTGAGTGAACTTTCCGGTGGTCAGCGCCAACGCGCCTGGTTTGCTATGACATTGGCACAACAAACACCCATTGTACTGTTAGATGAGCCAACCACTTATCTGGACATCACTCATCAGATTGAAATGCTCGATCTTTGCCAACGTTTACATTTACAGGGAAAAACGTTGGTGCTGGTACTGCACGATATTAACCTGGCACTACGTTACGCTTCACATTTAATTATGATGAAGAATGGCAAAATTTACGCCGAAGGTGTGCCAGAAGAGATTATCAACGAACAGAGTATCGCCGATGTGTTTGGTCTCCCTTGCCGTATTATTTGCGATCCAGAATCAGGTAAGCCATTGATTATTCCAAAATATAATCCCATCTGAATCGTGAATGAGCGGCTTATGATGCTGTATTGACAAGCAATTATAGGTGGCCAAAAGATTTACCACTTGATAATGACAATGATAATAATAATAATTATCATAATTATATTTACAATGATTAGTCATATGTAAGATACTACAATCAGGTAGTAGGAACATGTAAACAGGGAGTTGATGGTGTCAAATACAAACGATTCGGTTACCCCTTTAACCACCGTGGTAATTGAAGATATCATCCAGTTATTTGAACAAACGTTTAGCCATTTTACTGCCACCATGAGAGTAAATGCAGACAATATCCCTGCTACTAGCATGAGTTTTCCTCAATGGTCAGATACAAGAGAATTTCCGGTATTAATTCAACGCTATCAGGATGAATACTACGGTGACAATGATATAAAACCTAACCAAAAAGCGCTGTATTCTTTATGGGCTCAATGGTATTTTGGTTTGGTTATTCCCCCGATGATATTAATGTTGCTGGAATATCCACAAGCAGTGGATACTCATTACAATCTTTTTCGGCTTGAATTCCATGACAGTGGCAGACCAGATATTGTTTACTATCATTTAACCTGGCTAAATGAATCACCTTTATCACTACTTCATCGTCATTATTCTCTGTTGGATCGCCATATTATTCCTGTATGTGAAAAGATCGAATCATATCAGGGGATAAATGGACGGCTTCTATGGAATAATATCGGTTATATTATGCATTGGTATCTTGCTGAGTTCAGCACAAGAATAAATAGCAAGTCATATCAAGAAATTATAAATGGTCTTTTTATGGAACCACAATTACCTAATGGTAGAGATAACCCCCTTTACCGTACTGTTATTTTACGGCATAACAATATGCAACGTCGCAGTTGTTGTCAGAGAAATAAACTACCTGGCGTCGGTAATTGCCATGATTGCCCTTTGGAATCTAAGGTAGAAAGCAAACACTAACATTCTATTCTATAATTTTTAATTCTTATCTGCTTAGGTAGAAATATATTATTTTGATTTAATCGCGCTATTATTCAACAGTTATACCCTATGGATTTCAAAATGGATCGCGACGGCAAGGGAGCGAATCCCCGGGAGCATATACCCTACGGATTTCAAGATGCATCACGACGGCAAGGGAGTGAATCCCCGGGAGCATAGGTAACTATGTGACCGGGGTGAGCGAGTGCAGCCAACAAAGAGGCAACTTGAAAGATAACGGGTATATTTAATCTAACCAAATACTACACATAATAAAATCAATGATGTTGGGCAATAACCAAATCACAACCTATATATGAAATAACAAGGACATATAATGTACGGAGACGCTCTGCTATTAGACAATTCACTCACACAAGATAGTCATATAACGGACGAAGATTTTTCCAGATATTTCTTAAATATGCATAGTGCTGGAGACTATCTTGATGACGCTTATAATGTCATTACCAGAATAAAGAAAATATTACAGCAGGTGGATAAGCCTTTCAGTGGGATATTACCCAATGAGTTATCCCCACTATTTTCTAAAGTGAATTTAGATCTTCCACTCACCTCTTTAAACCAAGCTTTAGATGAGTTACAGCAACTTTATATTAAAGATGCTGTTTATTTTCATCATCCAAAGTATGTGGCGCATCTTAATTGTCCATTAGTATTACCCGCCGTTCTGGCTGAAACCATTATTGGAGCGATTAATTCTTCACTGGATACTTGGGATCAAAGCGCTGGCGGGACACTAATAGAGCAAAAAGTTCTCGACTGGACACGAGATAAAATGGCATTAGGTACAAATGCCGATGGTATCTTTACTAGTGGCGGCACCCAATCAAATCTGATGGCAATGCTACTTGCGCGGGATCATTTTTGTCACCAGCGCAATCCTGAACATAAAAATCAGCTACATGGTCTGCCAGCAGATTTTCATAAACTGCGTATTTTTACCTCGACAGTCAGCCATTTCAGTACACAAAAAGCCGCCGCTATCCTGGGTTTGGGGTACAACGCTGTTGTATCTGTTCCTCACGACAGTGAGTTCCGTATGGACCCTCAAGCATTGGAACAAAGCATTAACCAATGCATCGAACAGGGCAACATTCCTTTTGCCATTGTTGCTACGACGGGTACCACAGATTTCGGCAGTATTGACCCACTTCATCCTATCGCGGCTATCGCCAAGCAATATAGTATCTGGCTACATGTGGATGCGGCATACGGATGCGGTTTACTGGTTTCACCTCGTCGCGCTTATCTACTGGAAGGCATTAATTTAGCGGATTCTGTCACGGTGGATTACCATAAGTCATTTTTCCAGCCAGTCAGTTGCAGTGCTTTCTTCGTCAAAAATAAGAAGCACTTATCCCATTTGACTTATCATGCCGAATATTTAAATCCACTCAGTGCCTCACAAGAGGGTACACCCAATCTGGTCAATAAAAGTATCCAGACAACTCGTCGTTTTGATGCATTGAAAATGTGGCTGACATTACGAATTATGGGTGCAAAACGACTCGGACAAGCTTTTGATAAAGTGGTCGATACTGCTCAGGATGCCTATCGATTAATGGCACAGAATCCCTATTTTGAACTTATTCATTATCCAGAATTAAGTACTTTGGTTTTCCGTTTTATTCCTAAACAAAAATTACCTGATGCGGATATTGATGCCATCAATGCGGCCATTCGTAAGGCACTATTCCGTGAAGGTAATACCGTTATTGCGGGTACCAAAGTCAATGGCAGACAATATCTGAAATTCACTTTCCTCAACCCGGCAACAAGCCAACAACATCTACAAGAAATTGTGCATAGCATCGTAATGCACGGAAACGATTTTCTGGCAACACATAATAACAACTAATGAGATTAATATTATTCACCAGGAGAAATTATGATAACTCGCCCTTATGATTTTATTGCCATTGGAATAGGTCCTTTTAATCTCGGACTGGCTTGTTTAACTCAGCCATTAAAAGATGTTCATAGCCTGTTCATTGATCAAAAACCGGGCTTTGATTGGCATCCGGGAATGATGCTAGAAAATTCCACCATGCAGACCCCTTTTATGTCAGATCTGGTGACCTTAGCATCTCCCACTCATCCACTTAGCTTCCTTAATTACATCAAGCAGAAAGGGAGAATATACTCTTTTTATATCCGGGAAAGTTTTTTCCTGATGCGTAAGGAATATAACCAATATTGTCAGTGGGCGGCAGAACAGTTATCTAATTTACGCTTTAACACACGCGTTGACAGTATCAGCTATGATGAAGACGCTTCGCTATATACACTACATTGTTCAGATACGTTAACTGGGCAGCAACACCAATTTGTTTGTAAAAAATTGGTATTGGGTACCGGACCTGCACCTTATATTCCAAAGTGTTGCCAACCGTTCTCTGAACGGATGGTGACATCTGGTGATTATTTAAATAACAAAGCGACCTTGCAACAAAAACGATCTATTACTGTTCTGGGTAGTGGACAAAGTGCCGCAGAGATTTTCTACGATTTGCTCAGTGATATTGATAAATTCGATTATCAACTTAATTGGCTGACCCGTTCGCCACGTTTTTTCCCGCTGGAATATACCAAGCTGACACTAGAAATGACGTCACCAGAATATATAGATTATTTCTATAGTCTCCCGGGCGACAAGCGTGATGCATTAAATTTGTCCCACAAGCAGCTTTATAAAGGTATCAATAGTTCATTAATCAACGATATTTTCGATTTAATGTACACCAAACGATTAAATGGCAAGTTAAACGTCAACTTATATACCAATAGTGAATTACGACAAGTTAGCCATGCTAATAATGGCCGCGACCTAACATTGGCGTTATTCCAACACGAGCAAGAGCAATCATTTTCTCTCGACACCGAAGGAGTCGTTCTGGCAACCGGCTATCAGTATCAAATCCCGACTTTTATTGAAGGCATACATCACCTTATCCATTGGGATGAAAAAGGACGTTATGGTGTACAGCGTAATTACAGTATCGATCAGAACAATACCATTTTCATACAGAACGTAGAATTACATACCCACGGTTTCGTCACGCCGGATCTGGGAATGGCCTGTTATCGCAACTCTTGTTTGATTTATGAAATTACCGGTATTGAACATTATCCGATTGAGAAAAGTATCGCTTTCCAGCAGTTCAGCGTTGACACCGAAGGAGCATGCTAATGTCCGTCTTTAATCCTACGCTGTTTGAAAAATCCTTGCCTGAAATAGGTACCTTTACATTACGTCCACTGGATCTAGAACGGGATATTCCCATATTAACTGACTGGGTTAACCGGGATTACGCCCATTATTGGGGAATGATAAATAATACCAAACAACAAGTATGGGAATTTTATCAGGACTTAGAATCCCGCCACCCGGGCAGTGTATTTATTGGAATCTATCGGGAGCAACCTGCTTTTCTATTAGAGTGTTATCGTGCACAAGATGATCTGATTGGAAAATATTATCCAGCACACCCAGATGATATGGGAATGCATATTCTGGTTGCACCACCGCAAGCAAAAATAAGGCATTTCACCTGGGGAATTTTCCAAACCATCATGGCCTTTCTGTTTAGTGATCCTACTGTGGCTCGTATTGTGGTTGAGCCCGATATACGTAATGAGAAAATTCACAAACTTAATCTGCGGGCCGGTTTTGTTTATCAGAAGGCATTGGTATTACCAAATAAAACAGCCAAGTTAGCCTTTTGCACCAGAGAACAGCATCAGATTGCGTTACAGCGGGAACATCACGCGACAACACCAACCCACTTAGGTTCATTGATGACAAATGCCATGCACTTGCAACCAGCGGTCTGGCAGAAAGTTAATCGTCTGCACTTGTGTAAAGCTATTGCTGAATTTTCACACGAATGTTTACTCGTGCCTCAACAGTTAACTGAAAAAGCAGATAGTGATGGATATCACCATTACCGTTTGGACAGTTACCGTTTGAATAGTGCTGACCATCTGGTCAGCTATACTTTTCGGGCACGGCGTATGGCACTGGATCACTGGCTGATTGATGCCGATTCGTTACAGAAAAATGCCAACGGAGAAGAAAAAGCACTCGATTCCTTGCTATTCATTATTGAGTTCAAACAACAACTTGGCATCAGCGATGTCGTAATGACTACCTATCTGGAAGAAATTACCAGTACTCTCTATAGCAGTGCTTTTAAGCATAACAGAATCGGTATCAGTGCAATGGATCTCGTGAATACTGATTTTCAGGCGCTGGAAGGGGAGATGATGGAAGGACACCCCTCCTTCGTCGCCAACAATGGCCGGATTGGTTTTGATATTGGTGATTTCCAGAACTTTAGTCCCGAAGCGGCCTCTGCTATACATTTAGTATGGCTGGCCGCACATAAGAGCAAGGCACACTTTGCTTGCATCGAGCAACTCAATTATCAACAGTTGCTGGAACAAGAACTAGGCACCACCACAATGGCTGAATTTGATCAGCGGTTGATCGCGCTTAACCTTAATCCAAAGGATTACTTCCTGATGCCTGTTCACCCCTGGCAATGGCAGAACAAACTGGCATCGGTGTTTGCGCCTGATATTGCTAATCAGAAATTGGTCTACCTTGGTATTGGTGCTGATACCTATCAGGCACAACAGTCAATCCGCACCCTATTCAATCGCAGTCACCCTCAGCGATATTATGTAAAAATGGCGTTGTCTATTCTCAATATGGGATTCATGCGCGGTTTATCACCTTATTACATGGCGACGACACCGGGCATTAACGACTGGTTATTTGATTTGGTAACACAAGATCCCATCCTGCAACGTTATCGTTTTAAAATTTTACGAGAAGTCGCCAGTGTTGGCTTCAAAAACAGCTATTACGAGCAAGCAATCAGTAGTGATACGCCTTATAAAAAAATGATGGCGGCACTATGGCGAGAAAACCCACTGCAACTCATTGAACCTGGGCAACAAGTGATGACTATGGCTGCGTTACTGCACAGTGATCAGCAAGGGAATGCCCTATTGCCCGCATTAATTTCCGCATCCGGCCTGCCTACTCAGGAATGGTTACGTCGCTATTTAGAGAGTTATCTTGCGCCACTGTTACACTGTTTGTACGCTTATGATCTAATGTTTATGCCACACGGCGAAAACATCATTCTGGTATTGGAAAACCATATTCCACAGCACATCTTCATGAAAGATTTAGCGGAAGAGATTCTGGTCATGAATCCCGACGCCGATTTACCGGAAAAAGCGAGTCGAGTCAAAGTAGACATGCCAGAAGATATGAAAACACTCACTATCTTATCTGATGTATTTGACGGTATATTCCGATATCTGGCTGCAATACTGGATGAACAGGGTGACTATTCACAGGATCTTTTCTGGCAGGCTGTAGCAGAGTGTATTTTAAGCTATCAGCACAACCATCCTGAATTGAGTGAGCAATTTGTACGTTATGAGCTGTTTACACCGGAGATTAAACGCTGCTGTCTAAATCGTCTGCAAATAGCGAATAACCGTCAGATGCTTGATTTAGCTGATCCGGCTCAAAGTTTACAGTTTGCTGATAACCTGATTAACCCAATTGCCAAATTTGGTCATTCGTAACAATGAGCATGGAAAACGGTGCCTCATCAGTAATATAGTGACTATTTTATATAAGGCGGTGCTGCTACAGTACCGCCTTCTTTATTTACATATACACATAATTTCAGTAGATTAAATTCCAGCACCAATATTATTTTCCATTTCAACTTACCTATACTGATGTTATTCAGATTATTGCCAAGCATTCCTTAAAGCTGGCAAGATTAGCAATAAAAGCACAACATTAACAAGTCATTAACTATATAAAGTCATATTGATAACACATACCTTTATTTAGATTTAGGAATAAAATTAAATGTCTACAACGCTATTAACCTTGGAAGAAGCCCGGCAAGTGATTGGTCATGCTTTTGTTCACAATATGCCTTTTAACCAATTATTAGGACTTGAACTGATTCGGTTTGAACAAGATTACGTAGAAATACAATTCCGTAATCAAAGTAAATTAGTAGGTAATATCGCACAAAAAATTTTACATGGTGGTGTAATTGCCTCAGTGCTTGACGTATGTGGTGGATTGGTCTGTATCGGTAACGCCTTGACCCGTCTGGTACCCGCATCATTAGAAGAATTAGAAAAACGATTATCCATAATGGGAACGATTGATTTACGGGTGGATTATCTACGCCCCGGTCGTGGTGAATTATTCACCGCCACCAGTAGCATTATCCGCAATGGCAACAAAGTTTCCGTCGCCAGAGCAGAACTACATAATGAGCAGAGAGCCCATATCGCCAGTGTAACGGCGACCTATCTGGTAGGATGACAATATAATTTTAATCGCTTGCGTAATATTCAGCCCGGTGACATATTATTTTCACGTTAACGGGCTAAAAACTCATGACACTCTTTCCACCTTTATTAACATCAGGACAATATGAACAAGCCACAAACTACCAAAGGAGTACTGTACGCCTTCGGTGCCTGTTTTATCTGGGGAATCGCACCAATTTATTTTAAACATATCCAGCAAGTACCTGCTGACGAAATCCTGACCCATCGTATTATTTGGTCATTTTTCTTTATGTTGCTACTGCTAACATTGACTCGTCACTGGTCACAGGTAGTCAAAGTTTTTCATCAACCTAAAAAAGTGCTATTACTGGCAGTGACGGCCACTGTCGTTGCCTGTAACTGGCTGATTTACATCTGGGCGGTAAATCACGGCCATATGCTGGAAGCCAGCCTGGGTTATTTCATTAGTCCACTGGTTAATGTTTTGTTTGGTATGCTGTTTTTGAGTGAGCGTTTCCGCCGCATGCAATGGGCGGCGGTTATTCTGGCCTTCACCGGCGTGTTAATCCAATTATGGCAATTTGGTTCTATACCGGTTATTGGATTAAGTTTGGCTGTTACTTTCGCCCTGTATGCCCTGCTGCGAAAGAAGATGAATGTTGATGCTCAAACAGGCATGACGATTGAAACACTGTGGTTACTGCCGGTTGCCGCCATTTACCTATTTGGTTTTGCCAACAGCCCAACCAGTGATTTAACTGCTAACCCAATGACACTGAATCTATGGCTGATTGCTGCGGGTATTATCACTACTGTACCATTGCTGTTATACACAGAAGCCGCTGCTCACCTGCGCCTATCCACACTAGGGTTCTTTCAGTATGTCGGCCCAACGCTGATGTTCCTGCTAGCAACTTTGGTTTATGGTGAACAAATAGGCATTGACCGTCTGATTACTTTCGGCTTTATCTGGGCTGCATTAGTGCTGTTTACATTGGATGCAGTGTATACACAGCGTAGATCGCAGAGATAGCAAAACAATGAAAATAACCATCAGATTAGCCGGTACAACCGAACAACTCGCCCTTGAAGCTCTGCAATTACGTGCATCTCTTATGTGGGAAGAAGATAGGGAATTACTACTAGCAAATCCCCATATGATAGAACTGCCGATAGAATATATTACAGCAGGATATGTTTATATTGCGGAACAAGCTAATGTAATCTTGGGATTTTGTGTTGTATTACCGCTATCTGATGGAAATGCAGAACTTGATGGAATATTTATTGAACCGGGCTTTTGGCATCAAGGTATTGGCAAGCAATTGGTGCAAATCACATTGAATGATCTTCATATATACCCTATGGATTTCAAGATGCATCGCGGCGGCAAGGGAGCGAATCCCCGGGAGCATAGGTAACTATGTGACCGGGGTGAGTGAGTGCAGCCAACAAAGAGGCAACTTGAAAGATGACGGGTATAAAAGGCAAAGTCTCATTGCAGGTGCTAGCTAATCCTCCGCAAGCAGAAGGGTTTTATATTGCCCTTGGCTTTAAACACTTTGGAAAAGAATATACTCAATTAGGAACAGCGATTCGTATGATTAAGTACATCCTGTAAAATAAGCTAATTCTATTTTATATATTAATGCCTTTCTCGTTACATCTACTTTATCTTTAATAATCAAATACTTTTTTCAAAAAATATTTTTATTTAATTCATCCTGCTTTCAAATTTAATATAAAACTGTAGAATTAAGGTTGATAATATTTCAATTAAACAAATTAAAACTTATATTAAAGATAGAAAACAATAATAAAAACTTCTTTTAAAACGAAAATTACTCCAAGTTATATATTCAATCATAGATTATATAAATCATATAGAACTAGCATTTAAGCATTTTATAATAATGTCAAGGTTGTTTCCATTCAATAATCAATATTTTAAATAATAATAATAAAACCTAATGCCGCACAAAAAGATGATTAAACTATTAATGTACTGTTTTTATGTCTCTATTATAGCCGCCATAATAAAACTATTACGGCGGTCATATATACCCGTCATCTTTCAAGTTGCTTCTTTGTTGGCTGCACTCACTCACCCCGGTCACATCGTTATCTATGCTCCCGGGGATTCGTTCCCTTGCCGCCGCGATGCATCTTGAAATCCATAGGGTATATTAAAGCCAATTCTTCCGCTTAAAATAGAGATACGGTGCAAGACCGGCAGCAATCATTAAACCAATTGCGCCCGGATAACCAAATGTCCAGTGTAACTCCGGCATAAACTCAAAGTTCATACCATAACTGGAAGCCACCAGCGTTGGCGGCAGGAATACCACAGAGACAACCGAGAAGATTTTGATAATTCTGCTCTGCTCAATATTGATAAAACCCATTGCCGCCTGCATCAAGAAATTAACTTTCTGAAACAGAGATTCATTATGTGGCAACAGCGATTCAATATCCCGCAAGATTTCACGGGCCTGCTCTAGTTGAGCCCCCGGCAAACGGGCCCGTCGCACCAAGAAGTTAAGCGCACGCTGAGTATCCATAAGACATAAGCGAACCTTCCAGCTAATATCTTCCTGTTCAGCAAGACTGGACAAGGCAATATCAAACTCATCACCCTGTTTCCCTTCCATAATGACCCGGCTCAGGGATTCCAACACGCTGTAAATATTTTCGATAACATCAGCCAACTGTTCGATCTTGGTTTCAAACAGATCCATCAGCACTTCATAAGCATTACCATCAACTAATGTCTGATTACGAGCACGCATACGATACAATCGAAACGCAGGGAGCTCCCGCTCTCGCAACGTATAGAGACGACCATCACGAATAGTAAATGCAACTGTTGCGTTGCCAGCATGGTCTTCCGCGTCTTCAAAGTAGAAAAATGAGTGGACGTGTATCCCGTCTTCATCTTCAAAAAAACGCGCCGACGCCTCAATGTCATCCAGTTCCGGTCGGGTTGCCAGAATTTGGCCCAATTCATTTTGAACTTGCAGTCTGTCTTGCTCTGCCGGTTCAACCAAATCTACCCATAAGGAATCAGATAACTTTTCTCCCTCTTCAAACTCAAGACGGAGCAGGCGATTATTCTCTAACTTAAATGCGCTCAGCATGTATCATAAGTCTCCTTTACTCCCTACGTGATCGTAAGGCGCGAATGTTACGCTTAGAAGAAAAAGCCTGTCAACATTCAACCTGGATATTATTTTCAGACCATTTCAAGTCTGGCATAAGCAGCAACCAGCCACTTAATCCCTTCTCCTTGAAACGCGATTTGCAATCGGCTATGTTCACCACTTCCCTCCATATTGACAATGGTTCCTTCACCAAATTTAGGATGACGAACACGTTGCCCAAGAGCATAACCGCTATCATTGGCGCTAATTGGTGTACCTAACCGACTATGACTAACCGGACGAGATACTGTCGCACGTAACCGAACTTCTTCAATACATTCTGACGGCAGTTCCCCAATAAAACGAGATGGCCGATGATAAACCTCTTTGCCATATAAACGACGACTTTCGGCATAAGTGATGGTCAGCTTTTCCATTGCACGTGTCAGACCCACATAAGCCAAGCGACGCTCCTCTTCCAAACGTCCACCTTCTTCAATCGACATCTGACTTGGGAACATGCCTTCTTCCATACCAACAATAAATACCTGTGGGAATTCCAGTCCCTTCGCCGAATGTAATGTCATCAGTTGCACCGAATCCTGATAGGCATCGGCCTGCCCTTCTCCCGATTCCAGCGCAGCATGGGAAAGAAACGCCTGCAATGGCGTGAAATTTTCATCCTCATCCTGATAACTAAACTGGCGAGTCGCCGTGACAAGTTCTTCAAGGTTTTCAATACGCGCCTGCGCTTTTTCACCTTTTTCCTGCTGATACATTGCTCGCAGGCCAGAATCACGGATAATCCTGTCAGTCTGAACATGCAATGGCATATCTTCAGTTTCTGTCGATAATGCGTCAATTAGTTCAATAAAACGCTGTAAGGAAGCAGCGGCACGCCCAGCCAACACTTTCTCTTGCAGCAATATCTGACAACAATCCCACAACGTTTGCTGCCGTTCACGCGCCGCCTGGCGCACAATATCTAACGTTCTGTCACCAATACCACGGGTAGGCGTATTCACCACACGTTCAAACGCCGCGTCATCATGACGATTGGCAATCAAACGCAGGTAAGCCAGTGCATCTTTAATTTCCTGACGTTCAAAGAATCGTTGACCACCATAAATACGGTATGGCATTGATGCCTGTAACAGCGCCTCTTCCAGTACACGGGACTGCGCGTTGCTGCGGTAAAGTATGGCACAGTTTTTCAGGGCACCACCATTTTCAAGCCAGTTTTTTATCCGGCTGACCACATAACGGGCTTCATCCAGTTCATTAAATGCACAATAAAGGGAGATGGGCTCACCCTCTACCCCATCAGTCCACAAATTTTTACCCAGACGATCACTGTTATTGGCAATCAGTGTATTGGCAACTTTCAGAATATTACTGGTGGAACGGTAATTCTGCTCCAAACGGATAGTTTCAGCACCGGGAAAATCTTTCAGGAAACGCTGAATATTCTCAACTTGAGCCCCACGCCAACCATAAATAGATTGATCATCATCCCCAACAATCATCACTTTGCCTGTTTCTCCTGCCAACAGATGGATCCAAGCATATTGAATACTGTTAGTGTCCTGAAACTCATCCACTAGAATATTAGTAAAGCGGCCACGGTAATGTTGCAGGATCTGAGGTTTATTCAGCCACAACTCATGAGCTCGCAGTAAAAGCTCAGCAAAATCCACTAGCCCGGCCCGATCACAAGCCTCCTGGTAAGCCTGATAAATTTTCTGCCATGTCGCCTCAACAGGATTGCCATAACTTTCAATATGCTGTGGCCGCAATCCTTCATCTTTTTTACCATTGATGTACCACATGCCTTGACGAGCTGGCCATTGTTTATCATCCAGATTCATCGCTTTGATAATGCGTTTAAGCAGGCGATTTTGATCTTCACTGTCAAGAATCTGAAAATCCTGTGGCAAATTAGCATCCAGATGATGGGCTCGTAATAAACGATGAGCCAAACCGTGAAACGTACCAATCCACATTCCACCTTGACTGGTACCGATCAAGTTTTCAATCCGATGACGCATCTCCGCAGCCGCTTTATTGGTGAAGGTCACAGCCATAACAGAAAATGGCGAAGCCTTCTCCACCGATAGCAACCAAGCAATTCGGTGTACTAGAACCCGGGTTTTACCACTCCCCGCGCCAGCTAATACCAACATATTAGTCCGCGGAGCAGCTACAGCTTCCCGTTGTTTGTCATTCAGACTTTCGAGCAGATAGGAGACG is from Photorhabdus laumondii subsp. laumondii and encodes:
- a CDS encoding thioesterase family protein: MSTTLLTLEEARQVIGHAFVHNMPFNQLLGLELIRFEQDYVEIQFRNQSKLVGNIAQKILHGGVIASVLDVCGGLVCIGNALTRLVPASLEELEKRLSIMGTIDLRVDYLRPGRGELFTATSSIIRNGNKVSVARAELHNEQRAHIASVTATYLVG
- the rarD gene encoding EamA family transporter RarD, with amino-acid sequence MNKPQTTKGVLYAFGACFIWGIAPIYFKHIQQVPADEILTHRIIWSFFFMLLLLTLTRHWSQVVKVFHQPKKVLLLAVTATVVACNWLIYIWAVNHGHMLEASLGYFISPLVNVLFGMLFLSERFRRMQWAAVILAFTGVLIQLWQFGSIPVIGLSLAVTFALYALLRKKMNVDAQTGMTIETLWLLPVAAIYLFGFANSPTSDLTANPMTLNLWLIAAGIITTVPLLLYTEAAAHLRLSTLGFFQYVGPTLMFLLATLVYGEQIGIDRLITFGFIWAALVLFTLDAVYTQRRSQR
- a CDS encoding GNAT family N-acetyltransferase → MKITIRLAGTTEQLALEALQLRASLMWEEDRELLLANPHMIELPIEYITAGYVYIAEQANVILGFCVVLPLSDGNAELDGIFIEPGFWHQGIGKQLVQITLNDLHIYPMDFKMHRGGKGANPREHR
- the corA gene encoding magnesium/cobalt transporter CorA, translating into MLSAFKLENNRLLRLEFEEGEKLSDSLWVDLVEPAEQDRLQVQNELGQILATRPELDDIEASARFFEDEDGIHVHSFFYFEDAEDHAGNATVAFTIRDGRLYTLRERELPAFRLYRMRARNQTLVDGNAYEVLMDLFETKIEQLADVIENIYSVLESLSRVIMEGKQGDEFDIALSSLAEQEDISWKVRLCLMDTQRALNFLVRRARLPGAQLEQAREILRDIESLLPHNESLFQKVNFLMQAAMGFINIEQSRIIKIFSVVSVVFLPPTLVASSYGMNFEFMPELHWTFGYPGAIGLMIAAGLAPYLYFKRKNWL
- the uvrD gene encoding DNA helicase II, with protein sequence MVTMDVSYLLESLNDKQREAVAAPRTNMLVLAGAGSGKTRVLVHRIAWLLSVEKASPFSVMAVTFTNKAAAEMRHRIENLIGTSQGGMWIGTFHGLAHRLLRAHHLDANLPQDFQILDSEDQNRLLKRIIKAMNLDDKQWPARQGMWYINGKKDEGLRPQHIESYGNPVEATWQKIYQAYQEACDRAGLVDFAELLLRAHELWLNKPQILQHYRGRFTNILVDEFQDTNSIQYAWIHLLAGETGKVMIVGDDDQSIYGWRGAQVENIQRFLKDFPGAETIRLEQNYRSTSNILKVANTLIANNSDRLGKNLWTDGVEGEPISLYCAFNELDEARYVVSRIKNWLENGGALKNCAILYRSNAQSRVLEEALLQASMPYRIYGGQRFFERQEIKDALAYLRLIANRHDDAAFERVVNTPTRGIGDRTLDIVRQAARERQQTLWDCCQILLQEKVLAGRAAASLQRFIELIDALSTETEDMPLHVQTDRIIRDSGLRAMYQQEKGEKAQARIENLEELVTATRQFSYQDEDENFTPLQAFLSHAALESGEGQADAYQDSVQLMTLHSAKGLEFPQVFIVGMEEGMFPSQMSIEEGGRLEEERRLAYVGLTRAMEKLTITYAESRRLYGKEVYHRPSRFIGELPSECIEEVRLRATVSRPVSHSRLGTPISANDSGYALGQRVRHPKFGEGTIVNMEGSGEHSRLQIAFQGEGIKWLVAAYARLEMV